Part of the Subtercola frigoramans genome, GTTGGCCTCGAGGTTGAGATACCAGACCGGGTGCTTCGGCGCGCCACCCATCGACGCCACGATGATCTGTCTGCCCTCGTCTTCACCGAAGATGAGGCAGGTGCGGCGCCACTCACCGCTCTTGCGCCCCTTGGTCGTTAGCAGCAGCAACGGGGAACCGTGCGCGAAGGCCGGCTTCTCGCCGTCGGTTGCCAGGTACTCGTCGATCTGGGCCTTCACCCACGGCTCACTGTTGTCGATGGGGTTCTCCGGGCTCGATCCCGGCTTCTCGCTCACGTCTGTCATTCCTCCAGCGTAATCGCGATCCCGCCCGGCCCCCGCGCCCTACTCTGCCGCCGCGTACCGATGCGCACCGCGAGTTGAGGCGCCCGCGCCGACGTGAGTCGGGCAGACCTGTCTCACGTTGGGTCTACCGGCATCACGTTGCGCGATCTGCCTCATTTCGCCCATACCCGGGGTCAACCTCGCCCCACCGGCCCCCCAACTTCGCCCACCGGCCTCACGGCCAACTCTGCCGCGCCCCACAGCAGCACCCGAAGTTAACCGAAGAACGCCCCGACACAGGTGCCGGGGCGTTCTCAGTACTTCTAGACCTTCCGAAATTTAGAAGCGCGTGACGCTTCTAAATTCGAGCGAGTTGAATCGCTTCGCGATTCAACAAGCCAATATTACAGGCTGCGGATGTTCTCAGCCTGCGGGCCCTTCGGGCCCTGGGTCACGTCGAACTCAACACGCTGGTTCTCGTCGAGCGACTTGTAGCCGTTCGAAGCGATTGCCGAGTAGTGAGCGAAAACGTCGGGGCTGCCATCTTCGGGGGCGATGAAGCCGAAGCCTTTTTCAGCGTTAAACCATTTGACGGTACCAATTGCCATGTTAAAACTCCTCCAGGAGCGTTCTATTCGGACCCGACTGCCGGATCCTGATAGCGCGGTGCCTGTCATCCATCTTTCAAGCGCAATGGGCAACGGGGCTTGGCCGCGAGCATTC contains:
- a CDS encoding nitroreductase family deazaflavin-dependent oxidoreductase encodes the protein MTDVSEKPGSSPENPIDNSEPWVKAQIDEYLATDGEKPAFAHGSPLLLLTTKGRKSGEWRRTCLIFGEDEGRQIIVASMGGAPKHPVWYLNLEANPEVRLQVKGESFAGVARTATAEEKPALWKKMVEIYPDYADYQEKTDREIPIVVIDRA
- a CDS encoding cold-shock protein, yielding MAIGTVKWFNAEKGFGFIAPEDGSPDVFAHYSAIASNGYKSLDENQRVEFDVTQGPKGPQAENIRSL